The DNA region cgcatgggtggagggagctcgccgtgcctggctacaccgtggctcctccgagctcgtcatgcccggtcgccgccttcgcttcgccgcttcTTTTTTCGGCCCACCGCGCCAtaaccgcccctccgcctccgcgaggaccgaggcTCGCCCGCACCAGGCCATCTCTGCGTGCGGCCTCGCTGCCCCCCTGGGCGGGTCTGCCCCGAGCTGCCATGCCTCAGCTCCATCCACGCACGCCCGAGCCGTGCGCATCCTTGGCCCGCGTCACGTGTGTGCCGCAGCTGCTCGTCTACTCAGGAGGTCGCGGGGAGTAGACTCCAAGACGTCGCCGCCGTTTGCCCGGGGAAGGAGCGCCCCAGGCCCTTGCGCAGGAGCTCGGTGCCGGGCCACCTCCGCGCCACATCCACCCCTGCGCCCAAGCTCGGCGCACCCGATGCCTCGCTCCGCACCGCCGGTCCCGAGCCCGCTCCAacgcgcctgcgccgcgccccgcgcACACCGTCGCCTGCACCGCTAgctcccgcgacgcccgcgtcgcgcgctgctccagcgccgccagcttccgcgcaCCCCACTCCAgcgcgccgccaccagccgcccGCGCGTCCACGCTCCTGCGCCGCCTCCAGCCGCTCGCCCCCGcccgagcccggcgccgcccgcacgccccGCTCGCGCACTGCTGCGCCGCGCCCTTGCGCCCGCTCCAGCGTCGCGCCCACGCCACGCCGGCGCGCGCCTGCgctgccgcctggagccgcgccgagccgccctgcgcgccgccgctcgctcggggccgctcgcctccgcccgggcccCACTCCAGCATCGCTCCTGCGATGACCCGAAGCGAGCAGAGGAAGGAAGGCAGGGGAAAAATCCCTGGACAGGGGTGCCGCCGGTAGAGGAAAAGGAAGCACcagagagaagaaaaacagaggagaaggataaaaggaatttcccaaggacttgttcgtaaatctagaaaattgcagggacttttctgtaaagcataatttctcgttaatctaaaaccctaatgaagaaatgcccaaaacgaaagttggagagttttccaaactctacaactttgctttagtgtccaaattcaaaaactcaaaacttatatctttacacgttaaattttgaacaaagttggatttgaattacttttgtcctaaaaagtgcaacttcataatatttaggacctaaatgcaagtatttatgacacgtcatgatgacgggatagacacgtcataatgattggatagacatgtcatgataacttgcaccttttacactttagccctgagtaactttgaaagttacttttgtaattcaaatacttgcataaaaggacttgtactttcataaaattacataaacacccttattttcacaactttacccaaatttttacacaactcaacacatacatttcaaataaaacttttggataaatatatatttttacagggaataaagtaagaaaaacatgtttgcaaaaccacccttcacttattttgaagttaccccctatccaattacattttgcaaaaacaaccctaggtttttccgtaattataaaaataccctttttatgtgcatttaaatttttaaaagctttacttaaacacacacaagctttacactaataagcacatacttcacactaacaaataatgtgcctaacttacaagtacatgaactgtcacagacggcgcgcggggggagcagcGCAGGCCGCGCCCGGCGCGCAGGCCGCGGCGGGAGCAGGGCGCCACGCGGGCCGCGGCGGGGAGCAGGGGAGCGCGGCGCGCCGGGGGAGCACGGGCGGTGCGCCGgccgcggggggagcagggcaCCGTGCGGGCCacgggggggagcagggcgccgcgcgggccgcggggggagcagggcgcGCGCAGGCCGTGGGGGGAGCAGGGTGCCGCGCGGgctgcggggggggggggggagcaggggagcGCGGCGCGctgggggagcaggggcggcacgccggccgcggggggagcaggggcggcgcgccggggggtggcaggggcggcgcgcggggggagctgggcggcgcgtggggggagcaggggcggcgcgcagggattttgttatcttctttgcaaatgtttgattttatCCTCTGCCATTGATGCAAACGTTTGATTTTCTTATCTTTTTTGTAGGAACGACCTCCCTTTTGATTGGTAACAAAGGCAATGAGTCGCGAGCTCAAGGTATATATGAAACTTAACATTTATATGTCGTGAATTTATAGTTTGTGTGTTGCCAAATGATTGTATGTTTGTTGTATAATATAGATGATGGATAGTGAGAACCAGCTATTAGTTTTTGTCGCTGCGGCACATCATTTCCTTTCAATGATGGCCTTGGTGATTGAATCTGCAAAAAGAAAATGGCGTGCTCCTGTAGGAAGGATTACTTATGCTCCAATTGATGAGAGGGATAGGATAAGACTCGTTTATCTCAATACTAAGATATGGAGGGATGATGTAACTTGTGTGAACATGCTAAGACTTACTAGGGCATCATTCTTCCGTTTTTGTGAATTTTTTAGAAACCGTTGCCTTTTGGAAGACACCATTCATATGTGTGTCGAGCAACAAGTTGCCATGTTTTTGCGCACAATCTGTCACAATGTTAGGAATAGGGTAATTGCTACCAATTTTGGTAGGTCTAGTGAAACTGTTAGTCGCTACTTCAACAAAGTATTGCATGCTGTTGGGGAGCTACGAAAGGACTACATTAGGCCACCATCGTCAGCAACACCAGCTAAAATTGCAGGGAACCTGAAGTGGGATCCTTATTTTAAGGTTCAGCTCTATCTTCATATCATTTTTCAGCGCACAAGTCATTTTTGGGGTGCTTATATGCTCTTATACTGCTACAATAGGATTGTATCGGTGCTATTGATGGTACACATGTACGAGCCACAGTTCCTAAGGCAATGGAGGCTGCCTTCCATGGTAGGAAAAGTTACCCTACCCAAAATGTAGTGGCAGCCATTGATTTTGATCTTCGATTTACATTTGTCTTGGCCGGATGGGAGGGGACAGCCCATGACGCGTATATTTTACGGAATGCTTTAGAACGACAAAATGGTCTTCGTGTCCCACAAGATAAAAATTAATATGTTAGCTCAACCATTTTAATCATGACATAGCCATGCTAGCATTGTTACACACATCTCCCTTATATGATAGGCAAGTTCTACCTAGTGGATGCTGGATATGGAGCTAAACCAGGATTTTTGCCTCCTTACCGTGGTGTGCGGTATCACTTAAACGAGTGGGGCAACAATCCTGTGCAAAATGAGAAAGAATTGTTCAACCGTAGGCATGCATCTCTCCGCCAAACAGTAGAACGCGGTTTTGGGTCATTGAAGAGAAGGTTCAAGATTCTTGATGATGCTACTCCACATTTTCCTTTTGCTATGCAAGTTGAAATTGTTGTTGCTTGCTGCATTGTTCACAACTGGGTTATAGATGATGGGGGTGATGTGATCATAATTCCGGAGGATGAGGAAGTGCCTACTATTAGCCACGAAAGATCATCACATGGGCAAGCTATTGAACATGCCTTTATGGTTAATTTTAGGCAGGAAATCGCCAATACCATGTGGCAAGACTGACTTAACTCTCATGGCAACAACATGTGATCTATGTATCTTTTTTTTGTTTATGGACCTATGTATCTTTGTGTGTTTATGGACCTATGTATCTTTTTTTTATGGACCTATGTATCTTTGTGTGTTTATGGACCTATGTTTGCTCAAATTTACTTTAGTTTGGTGTTACAAAGCTTCATCCAATGGAGGTAGAGTCCAAAAGTGCTGCTGGGCAAACAGTTTGGACAGCAAGTCAGTCAACCTTTGTGCACACTTTTCTTGCAAACATTATAGATGAGGGCCTCAAAACATCTACTGGTTTCAAGAAAGTCCATCTCAACAAGTGTGCTGAGGCTTTGAATGAAAAGTTTAAACTTAATAGGACAGGTGATCATATTGGTAATCACTTGAAGACATTGAGGAGAAGGTATGTCAAAATCAACCAACTTAGGAGTTTGAGTGGTGCACTTTGGGATGAAGAGCAATACATTATTTCTCTTGATCATGAGCACTACCAGAACCATTTTAAGGTAAAAATGTTGCTGCCATCTTCTATTATAATTGCATGTATTGTTGCTGTCATCTTCTAATAAATATTTTGTTTGTTGATAGAATCCTAAAAACAAGGGTGATGATGAATACATTAACAAGCCTTTGCCTTACTATGGGAATCTAGCGACAATATTTGGCAATAGTGTTGCTACAAGGCAGTTTGCAAAGAGCTCAAATGAACCCCTTGGTGTAGATGCGGATTGCACTGCTGAAAATGATGACAATGGGGCTGCTATAGCGATGACTAATGGACAGGCACAAAGTGATGTAAATGATGCCAATGGGGCATCATGTAGTGCTGCCACTAGACCATACAAGAAAGCCAAGGTTGTGGAGGCTGCAAACGAGAGTTTGGCTGGAGTTTTGGAGCGTAGCACTCAAACATTAGCCAACGCCATCAAGGAAGCTGCTGTAGCAAACCGTGCTTTACCGGAAGGATTGTTTAGCATTGTGGACAATCTTCCAGGTTTTGAGATTCAAGACAAGTCAAGGTACTATGCTCACTTGGTGGCTAATCCTGATATTGCTAGAGCGTTTGCCGACTTGCCACTATTGTACAAGATCAGTTGGATGACCATGTTTATTAATGCAAACTTCTAGTTGATTGCTTGTGTATCTTACTCTAATATGGATCTATGTACTTTTAATTAAGTAGACCTATGTACTATTAATTAAGTGATCTATGTACTTTTTGGACCTATGTACTTTTTAATTAAGTGGGCATATGTGCCTTTTAAATTTGGACTTATTTGTATGTGTTATTATACTTGTGTCAATGTTTAGTTTATGTTTGTATGGAGTATGTGAGGATGATCTAGCTGGTCGCCCTGGAGGACTAGTCCAGGTATCTTAAGCTAAAGGCAGTAGTTCGATTTCACCTGAAAGAATGAAATATTTACCAATAGCTTTTATTGTAGAAATGTGCAGCACAAGGGGGCACCAAATTCTTCTTCATTGTAAACATACAGGTGAGATATTTTTTGGGTGTATAGATGGGATGATACTTGATATATCACATGTTGTACAATGATTTAAATCCTTGCTTATAACCTGATGGATACAGGTTCCTGGTTCAACCACATACAGTTTAGCTTTGTATTATATGATGGATACACCATTAGAAAGCTGTCGACTTTCTTATGTTTGGAGTGCCTTTCCATGTAGGGATCTTGGATTGTTAAGCGGAGTGTGGGCAAGAAAGCTTGCTTAGTTGGACAGGCACTAGAAATCAATTATTTCCGTGGAAGCAACTATTTGGAGGTAAGCTAGAAGCATGTCATATGTTAGCTTTTCTTGTTGCATTCTATGG from Panicum hallii strain FIL2 chromosome 9, PHallii_v3.1, whole genome shotgun sequence includes:
- the LOC112873092 gene encoding uncharacterized protein LOC112873092; translation: MLLRNLLEPVDPQQEELHHNIQKLVEHATVQHAESSTSCHRHAASIPVGRGWQAHGSQTPQSTSSKGVHPRRSRCRGCASPQSGTRQCVGSSGPTTMRVASFTHGNWPAAMPMSTIWPQMRLMPTDPKGSTRRHPRRGGRPCDRDGDRSPSTLRGKPDHFELLLEKRCTNHDYPIKHKLKDYKLLKCMLGQSSRPKGGDRDEKAPKNQRVPAKDGNSFPKSDGCLMIFGGPKDDCSKCQHKNNHPPSIPRPGSYPLLVNPIVGNKRLTKVSMDGGCSLNILYVETLDAMSISRSNLRTSVFPFLGIVLGMRAYPLGNIDLPFMVVPNYTYLKLKMLGPNSVITMMDSENQLLVFVAAAHHFLSMMALVIESAKRKWRAPVGRITYAPIDERDRIRLVYLNTKIWRDDVTCVNMLRLTRASFFRFCEFFRNRCLLEDTIHMCVEQQVAMFLRTICHNVRNRVIATNFGRSSETVSRYFNKVLHAVGELRKDYIRPPSSATPAKIAGNLKWDPYFKDCIGAIDGTHVRATVPKAMEAAFHGRKSYPTQNVVAAIDFDLRFTFVLAGWEGTAHDAYILRNALERQNGLRVPQGKFYLVDAGYGAKPGFLPPYRGVRYHLNEWGNNPVQNEKELFNRRHASLRQTVERGFGSLKRRFKILDDATPHFPFAMQVEIVVACCIVHNWVIDDGGDVIIIPEDEEVPTISHERSSHGQLHPMEVESKSAAGQTVWTASQSTFVHTFLANIIDEGLKTSTGFKKVHLNKCAEALNEKFKLNRTGDHIGNHLKTLRRRYVKINQLRSLSGALWDEEQYIISLDHEHYQNHFKNPKNKGDDEYINKPLPYYGNLATIFGNSVATRQFAKSSNEPLGVDADCTAENDDNGAAIAMTNGQAQSDVNDANGASCSAATRPYKKAKVVEAANESLAGVLERSTQTLANAIKEAAVANRALPEGLFSIVDNLPGFEIQDKSRYYAHLVANPDIARAFADLPLLYKISWMTMFINANF